A stretch of Myxococcus hansupus DNA encodes these proteins:
- a CDS encoding BamA/TamA family outer membrane protein produces the protein MPLPLPSLLLVSALAVAPAPSEATSDTSESQSVAAGIENYEDALIEAALKRHGRELEPAPAGKVLSEVLVDTEDVVAEIDPFPDFLNIFHARTRENVVRREVLLTVGKPYSEQLAQETARNLRGLRLFSMVRLVPVKGRTPDTVGLMAVTKDIWSLRLNSDFAAVGSLLQYLKLQGTEQNFLGRGKRIAVDFVLRQDTLSLGQSYTDPRVLGSWWSLSESIAVIQGRESGQTEGSRGSLSVSRPLYSLSTPWSASASVAWNVETNRVYRGASIWQLPFPGGPAVPYVYRTEEVVGGLAYTRSLGTRYKWNIGGTVGAYHYAYGAPLASGLSPEQSEWFNRNYLPRAEDAGYVGLSLRAFDARYEVLRDVDSYVLAEDFQMGHWISATLRYAPPVFGERSHFAEGGLALRYRLRLGDTLTTASVSGAIRRQLGEHGAWNNRRWAAELIEVSPKVLGGRFVARGLLDVNIDDLFDRIHLLGGANGLRGAGADAYSGRRLLLFNLEYRSRPIVVKTVHLGGVLFWDSGSAFNDRPAMVHTVGMGLRLLFPQFNVLPFRVDFGYVLNDARPPVGSRFSFAGGQMTDIRPNFMETPL, from the coding sequence GTGCCGCTCCCGCTGCCTTCCCTGCTGTTGGTCTCCGCGCTCGCGGTGGCGCCTGCCCCGTCGGAGGCCACGTCCGACACCTCGGAGTCACAAAGCGTCGCGGCGGGCATCGAGAACTACGAGGACGCGCTCATCGAGGCGGCGCTGAAGCGGCACGGCCGGGAGCTGGAGCCCGCGCCCGCGGGCAAGGTGCTGTCCGAGGTGTTGGTGGACACCGAGGACGTGGTGGCGGAGATCGACCCGTTCCCGGACTTCCTCAACATCTTCCACGCCCGGACGCGGGAAAACGTCGTGCGCCGCGAGGTGCTGCTCACGGTGGGCAAGCCCTATTCGGAACAGCTCGCGCAGGAGACGGCGCGCAACCTGCGCGGCCTGCGTCTGTTCTCCATGGTGCGGCTGGTGCCGGTGAAGGGGCGCACGCCGGACACGGTGGGGCTGATGGCCGTCACCAAGGACATCTGGTCGCTGCGGCTCAACAGCGACTTCGCGGCGGTGGGTTCGCTGCTCCAGTACTTGAAGCTGCAGGGCACGGAGCAGAACTTCCTGGGGCGCGGCAAGCGCATCGCCGTGGACTTCGTCCTCCGGCAGGACACGCTCAGCCTGGGGCAGAGCTACACCGACCCGCGCGTGCTGGGGAGCTGGTGGTCGCTCAGTGAATCCATCGCCGTCATCCAGGGCCGGGAGAGTGGCCAGACGGAAGGCTCACGCGGCAGCCTCTCCGTGAGCCGGCCGTTGTATTCGCTGTCCACGCCGTGGAGCGCCAGCGCCTCCGTGGCCTGGAACGTGGAGACCAACCGCGTCTACCGGGGCGCGTCCATCTGGCAGCTCCCGTTCCCCGGCGGGCCGGCCGTGCCGTACGTCTACCGGACGGAGGAGGTGGTGGGCGGGCTCGCGTACACCCGCTCCTTGGGCACGCGCTACAAGTGGAACATCGGCGGCACGGTGGGCGCCTATCACTACGCCTACGGCGCGCCGCTGGCGTCCGGGCTCTCCCCGGAGCAGTCGGAGTGGTTCAACCGCAACTACCTGCCACGCGCCGAGGACGCGGGCTACGTGGGCCTCAGCCTGCGCGCCTTCGACGCGCGCTACGAGGTGCTGCGCGACGTGGACTCGTACGTGCTGGCCGAGGACTTCCAGATGGGGCACTGGATTTCCGCCACGCTGCGCTACGCGCCCCCGGTGTTCGGCGAGCGCAGCCACTTCGCCGAAGGTGGCCTCGCGCTGCGCTACCGCTTGCGGCTGGGCGACACGCTCACCACCGCGTCCGTGTCGGGCGCCATCCGCCGGCAGTTGGGTGAGCATGGCGCGTGGAACAACCGGCGCTGGGCGGCGGAGCTCATCGAGGTGTCCCCCAAGGTGCTGGGTGGACGCTTCGTGGCGCGCGGGCTGTTGGATGTGAACATCGACGACTTGTTCGACCGCATCCACCTGCTGGGCGGCGCCAACGGCCTGCGCGGCGCGGGCGCGGACGCGTACTCGGGCCGGCGGCTGCTCCTCTTCAACCTGGAGTACCGGAGCCGGCCCATCGTCGTGAAGACGGTGCACCTGGGCGGGGTGCTCTTCTGGGACTCGGGCAGCGCCTTCAATGACAGGCCCGCCATGGTGCACACGGTGGGCATGGGCCTGCGGCTGCTCTTCCCGCAGTTCAACGTGCTGCCGTTCCGCGTGGACTTCGGCTACGTGCTCAACGACGCCCGGCCGCCGGTGGGCAGCCGCTTCTCCTTCGCGGGCGGGCAGATGACGGACATCCGCCCCAACTTCATGGAGACGCCGCTGTAG
- a CDS encoding DPP IV N-terminal domain-containing protein: MRHVLTAALLLASATPSAQEQKPLTMSKTQVSQDPFLRQFSETRRFMSGRPGGVRISPDEKSILFLRTQPTSNVQTLYAFDVESGQTRELLTPEAILKGAEETLTTEEKARRERMRVSARGITSYQVSDDGNRLLVPLSGRLYVVDRVSGKVTELKTGPGTLDPRFSPDGKQVAYVRDNDVYRIDVAANREQRVTKGGTAAKTHGVAEFVAQEEMGRFTGYWWSPDAKSVAYTESDTSDVEKLTIVDVMHPERGGEEFAYPRPGKANAKVRLGISPAAGGRTVWAQWDAAKYPYLATVAWPKGGPLTVLVQNREQTEQKLLAVDPRTGKSKELLTETDKAWLNLEQAFPLWLEDGSGFLWYTERNGGPEVELRNADGSLARTVVKPDAGFRSLARYVQKEDTLYFNGGPNPTQSHLWRVKAGGAPEKVTTGLDIESGTVSKSGGLVVMNGQGLKAMPKVQVVRGDGTRVGELPSVAQEPPYVPNVEQRQVGPERFWTSLVRPRDFKPGKKLPVIVEVYGGPTTTVVHKSMAAHLMSQWVADQGFLVVKIDGRGTPLRGAKWEREVKGDFAGVTIDDQAAAIQALAKEVPEIDLARVGISGWSFGGYMSALAVLKRPDVFKAGVAGAPVVDWLDYDTHYTERYLGVPQQNPEAYEKSSLLTYAKQDKPMGKLLLIHGTADDNVYFFHTLKLSDALFRAGKQHDLLPLSGLTHMVPDPLVTQRQWERVMDHFKRNL, translated from the coding sequence ATGCGCCACGTCCTCACCGCCGCGCTCCTGCTTGCGAGCGCTACTCCCTCCGCCCAGGAGCAGAAGCCCCTGACCATGTCCAAGACGCAGGTGTCGCAAGACCCCTTCCTGCGCCAGTTCTCGGAGACGCGCCGCTTCATGAGCGGCCGGCCCGGCGGCGTGCGCATCTCCCCCGACGAGAAGAGCATCCTCTTCCTGCGCACCCAGCCCACGTCCAACGTGCAGACGCTCTACGCGTTCGACGTGGAGAGCGGGCAGACGCGGGAGCTGCTCACGCCCGAGGCCATCCTCAAGGGCGCCGAGGAGACGCTCACCACCGAGGAGAAGGCCCGCCGTGAGCGCATGCGTGTCAGCGCCCGGGGCATCACCAGCTACCAGGTGTCCGACGACGGCAACCGGCTGCTCGTGCCCCTGTCCGGCCGCCTCTACGTGGTGGACCGCGTCAGCGGCAAGGTGACGGAGCTGAAGACGGGCCCGGGGACGTTGGACCCGCGCTTCTCGCCGGACGGCAAGCAGGTGGCCTACGTGCGGGACAACGACGTGTACCGCATCGACGTGGCCGCCAACCGCGAGCAGCGCGTCACCAAGGGCGGCACCGCGGCGAAGACGCACGGCGTGGCCGAGTTCGTCGCCCAGGAGGAGATGGGCCGCTTCACCGGCTACTGGTGGAGCCCGGACGCGAAGTCCGTCGCCTACACGGAGTCGGACACGTCGGACGTGGAGAAGCTCACCATCGTCGACGTCATGCACCCCGAGCGCGGCGGCGAGGAGTTCGCGTACCCGCGCCCTGGCAAGGCCAACGCCAAGGTGCGCCTGGGCATCAGCCCCGCCGCGGGCGGTCGCACCGTCTGGGCGCAGTGGGACGCGGCGAAGTACCCGTACCTGGCCACCGTGGCGTGGCCCAAGGGCGGCCCGCTCACCGTGCTGGTGCAGAACCGGGAGCAGACGGAGCAGAAGCTGCTCGCGGTGGACCCGCGCACGGGCAAGTCGAAGGAGCTGCTCACGGAGACGGACAAGGCCTGGCTCAACCTGGAGCAGGCCTTCCCGCTGTGGCTGGAGGATGGCAGCGGCTTCCTCTGGTACACCGAGCGCAACGGCGGCCCGGAGGTGGAGTTGCGCAACGCGGATGGCTCGCTGGCGCGCACCGTGGTGAAGCCGGACGCGGGCTTCCGCTCGCTGGCGCGCTACGTCCAGAAGGAGGACACGCTCTACTTCAACGGCGGCCCCAACCCCACGCAGAGCCACCTGTGGCGCGTGAAGGCGGGCGGCGCGCCGGAGAAGGTGACGACGGGGCTCGACATCGAGTCGGGCACGGTGTCCAAGAGCGGCGGCCTGGTGGTGATGAACGGCCAGGGCCTGAAGGCCATGCCCAAGGTGCAGGTGGTGCGCGGCGACGGCACCCGCGTGGGCGAGCTGCCCTCGGTGGCGCAGGAGCCGCCCTACGTTCCCAACGTGGAGCAGCGGCAGGTGGGCCCCGAGCGCTTCTGGACGTCCCTGGTGCGCCCGCGCGACTTCAAGCCCGGCAAGAAGCTGCCCGTCATCGTCGAGGTGTACGGCGGCCCCACCACCACCGTGGTCCACAAGAGCATGGCCGCGCACCTGATGTCGCAGTGGGTGGCGGACCAGGGCTTCCTCGTCGTGAAGATTGACGGCCGGGGCACCCCGCTGCGCGGCGCGAAGTGGGAGCGCGAGGTGAAGGGCGACTTCGCCGGCGTCACGATTGATGACCAGGCCGCCGCCATCCAGGCGCTGGCGAAGGAAGTCCCGGAGATTGATTTGGCCCGCGTGGGCATCTCCGGCTGGAGCTTCGGCGGGTACATGTCCGCCCTGGCCGTGCTCAAGCGCCCGGATGTCTTCAAGGCCGGCGTGGCCGGCGCCCCGGTGGTGGACTGGCTGGACTACGACACCCACTACACCGAGCGCTACCTGGGCGTGCCGCAGCAGAACCCGGAGGCCTACGAGAAGAGCTCGCTGCTCACGTACGCCAAGCAGGACAAGCCCATGGGCAAGCTGCTGCTCATCCACGGCACCGCGGATGACAACGTGTACTTCTTCCACACGCTGAAGCTGAGCGACGCGCTCTTCCGCGCTGGCAAGCAGCACGACTTGCTGCCGCTCAGCGGCTTGACGCACATGGTGCCGGACCCGCTCGTCACGCAGCGCCAGTGGGAGCGCGTGATGGACCACTTCAAGCGCAACCTGTAG
- a CDS encoding cold-shock protein, producing MATGSVKWFNDAKGFGFITQDGGGEDVFCHHTAINMDGFRTLAEGQKVEFEVTRGPKGLQAQNVRAAG from the coding sequence ATGGCAACCGGTTCCGTGAAGTGGTTCAACGACGCGAAGGGCTTTGGCTTCATCACCCAGGACGGCGGTGGTGAGGATGTGTTCTGTCACCACACCGCCATCAACATGGACGGCTTCCGCACCCTGGCCGAGGGCCAGAAGGTGGAGTTCGAAGTCACCCGCGGCCCCAAGGGCCTGCAGGCGCAGAACGTCCGCGCCGCCGGCTAA
- the odhB gene encoding 2-oxoglutarate dehydrogenase complex dihydrolipoyllysine-residue succinyltransferase, whose product MAVEIKVPPLGESITEAIIGKWNKKSGDAVTADEPLVVLETDKVTIDVPAPSAGSLASIAFKEGDKVRVGDVLGLIEAGAGASASKPAAAPAPAAPAPAAEAPAASGSDARSTPTARKVAEENRVDISQVKGSGSGGRVHKDDVLGQLKGPSTPAQAPAAPAQPAGPRPNAAREERVRMTPLRKRVAERLIQAQSTAAMLTTFNEVDMGEVMALRKKYNDKFQQKHGVKLGFMSFFIRASVEALKAFPQINAEIDGEDVIFKHYYDIGVAVSGSRGLVVPVVRNADKQGLAELEKTVGELGTKARNDKLALSDLQGGTFTITNGGIFGSMLSTPILNPPQTGILGMHNIVERPVARDGQVVIRPIMFVALTYDHRLVDGREAVQFLVRVKECIEDPERLLLDV is encoded by the coding sequence ATGGCCGTTGAAATCAAAGTGCCGCCCCTGGGCGAATCCATCACCGAAGCCATCATCGGCAAGTGGAACAAGAAGTCGGGTGACGCCGTCACCGCCGATGAGCCGCTCGTCGTCCTGGAGACCGACAAGGTCACCATCGACGTGCCGGCCCCGTCCGCGGGCTCGCTGGCCAGCATCGCCTTCAAGGAGGGCGACAAGGTCCGCGTGGGCGACGTGCTCGGGCTCATCGAGGCCGGCGCGGGGGCTTCCGCCTCCAAGCCCGCCGCGGCGCCGGCTCCGGCCGCGCCCGCTCCCGCCGCCGAGGCGCCCGCGGCGTCCGGGTCCGACGCCCGCTCCACGCCCACCGCGCGCAAGGTGGCCGAGGAGAACCGGGTGGACATCTCCCAGGTGAAGGGCAGCGGCTCCGGTGGCCGCGTGCACAAGGACGACGTGCTGGGTCAGCTCAAGGGCCCGTCCACGCCCGCCCAGGCCCCCGCCGCCCCGGCGCAGCCCGCCGGCCCCCGCCCGAACGCCGCCCGCGAGGAGCGCGTGCGGATGACGCCGCTGCGCAAGCGCGTGGCCGAGCGCCTCATCCAGGCCCAGTCCACCGCCGCCATGCTCACCACCTTCAACGAGGTGGACATGGGCGAGGTGATGGCCCTGCGCAAGAAGTACAACGACAAGTTCCAGCAGAAGCACGGCGTGAAGCTCGGCTTCATGAGCTTCTTCATCCGCGCCTCCGTCGAGGCCCTCAAGGCCTTCCCGCAAATCAACGCGGAGATTGACGGAGAGGACGTCATCTTCAAGCACTACTACGACATCGGCGTGGCCGTCAGCGGCAGCCGCGGTCTGGTGGTGCCGGTGGTGCGCAACGCGGACAAGCAGGGCCTGGCGGAGCTGGAGAAGACCGTCGGAGAGCTGGGCACCAAGGCGCGCAACGACAAGCTGGCCCTGTCCGACCTGCAGGGTGGCACCTTCACCATCACCAACGGCGGCATCTTCGGCTCCATGCTGTCCACGCCCATCCTGAACCCGCCGCAGACGGGCATCCTGGGCATGCACAACATCGTCGAGCGCCCCGTGGCCCGCGACGGCCAGGTCGTCATCCGGCCCATCATGTTCGTCGCGCTCACCTACGACCACCGCCTGGTGGACGGCCGCGAGGCCGTGCAGTTCCTGGTGCGCGTGAAGGAGTGCATCGAGGACCCGGAGCGGCTGCTCCTCGACGTCTGA